A genomic stretch from Georgenia muralis includes:
- a CDS encoding tyrosine-type recombinase/integrase yields the protein MAVDGLRLVQGGAGPAAVIDAPAADPVAFQDSCVEAFKTSQAVRGFAQTTMENNAGVLDRFLTACDRPAWEVTAEDVDRVVAGLVEQGLSAATRRGYVQAFKGFHAFLSARKAGEIETVFGVRLVDPVDDFNAARHVDSSSPSAIAPPDDERMEEFFDFLKQRIAGARKYAVAGRDYALFRTLYLAGLRAEETASLDRADVHFGRGPFGKVHVRFGKGAKTSGPRPRWVPMLDGLDLILRWYLEEIAPRLGEGPALFCDEGGGRISRGTIRNRLAYLLVLEQAARGEDRPGAAPLVGFSPHTLRHACATRNYERGVDLVAIQQMLGHWHVGTTMRYVTPSATFIEDAYRRAVSGTLAELGGVRDGD from the coding sequence GTGGCCGTCGACGGGTTGCGTCTGGTTCAGGGCGGCGCCGGCCCCGCGGCGGTCATCGACGCGCCGGCGGCGGACCCGGTGGCGTTCCAGGACTCGTGTGTGGAGGCGTTCAAGACTTCCCAGGCGGTGCGAGGGTTCGCTCAGACCACGATGGAGAACAACGCTGGGGTGCTCGACCGCTTCCTCACCGCGTGCGACCGACCCGCGTGGGAAGTCACCGCCGAGGATGTCGACCGGGTCGTTGCCGGGCTTGTCGAGCAGGGCCTGTCGGCTGCGACGCGGCGGGGATATGTCCAGGCGTTCAAGGGATTCCACGCGTTCTTGTCCGCCCGCAAGGCCGGCGAGATCGAAACCGTCTTCGGTGTCCGGCTGGTCGACCCGGTCGACGACTTCAACGCGGCACGCCATGTCGACTCCTCCTCCCCGTCGGCGATCGCCCCGCCCGATGATGAACGGATGGAGGAGTTCTTCGACTTCCTCAAGCAGCGCATCGCCGGGGCGCGTAAGTACGCGGTCGCCGGACGCGACTACGCCTTGTTCCGCACGCTCTACCTCGCCGGGCTGCGGGCAGAGGAGACCGCATCACTCGATCGGGCAGACGTGCACTTCGGTCGCGGCCCGTTCGGCAAGGTTCACGTCCGCTTCGGCAAGGGAGCCAAGACCTCCGGCCCCCGACCCCGGTGGGTCCCCATGCTCGACGGGCTCGACCTCATCCTGAGGTGGTATTTGGAAGAGATCGCCCCTCGGCTGGGCGAGGGGCCGGCACTGTTCTGTGACGAGGGCGGCGGACGGATCAGCCGGGGCACCATCCGCAACCGGTTGGCCTACCTGCTCGTGCTCGAGCAGGCCGCCCGCGGCGAAGACCGCCCAGGCGCGGCGCCCCTGGTCGGGTTCAGCCCACACACGCTGCGCCACGCCTGCGCGACCCGCAACTACGAACGTGGGGTCGACCTCGTCGCCATCCAGCAGATGCTCGGCCACTGGCACGTGGGGACGACGATGCGGTACGTGACACCCTCGGCCACGTTCATCGAAGACGCCTACCGACGGGCGGTCTCGGGAACGCTGGCCGAGCTGGGAGGAGTGCGAGATGGAGATTAG
- a CDS encoding helix-turn-helix domain-containing protein encodes MEIRWRLRMAAAQREVWTAAQLRRLLAERAGLELSSASVSALFAKQPSQVKLDTLAALCTALECTPNDLIEVDTTPVTQAVKPARAKDEPKVARGRSMPPL; translated from the coding sequence ATGGAGATTAGGTGGCGGCTGCGGATGGCCGCGGCCCAGCGGGAAGTCTGGACCGCGGCACAGCTGCGCCGGCTCCTGGCCGAACGCGCGGGCCTCGAGCTGTCCTCGGCGTCGGTATCGGCCCTGTTCGCCAAGCAGCCCAGCCAGGTCAAGCTCGACACCCTTGCCGCGCTCTGCACCGCGCTGGAGTGCACCCCCAACGACCTGATCGAGGTCGACACCACCCCGGTGACGCAGGCGGTGAAGCCGGCCCGGGCCAAGGACGAGCCGAAGGTCGCCCGCGGCCGCTCGATGCCGCCGCTTTGA
- a CDS encoding integrase, translating to MKFKDRDRCHVCHRRAERAALRRACVQCGRSRHLQDDGRCAGCRRAAAPRKPPKTITCRHCGQQRRNAGHGLCNRCSLADPGRPFRYAASLAKRLPSPPPWWNLLVEFAAARHHPSGTMAVLRETGRALTANPATTPHQLRRAAGAPISPTTERVLTAFFTSQGLILARSDTRERAALARQRYLDAVPAPLGQAVAQFNDVQVSEQDRRTRTGRRTLSDITLATRLRILRDLAADIGANRPVTGWAEVTTADLERFLARSPAARHQQTYVLRRFFAWAKGRRLVLANPARALALGAQPAFTGIVLDLATQRALFRRWTTDTTPARERLVGLLALLHAATNAQIRTLTLAEVDHARQALTLHGRPAPAPMDPATWAAIQACRREREATGTLNPHLIVSRVTQSRATPVHQTYLARLLAPAGTSPALCRQTRLTQLVTDLDPKLTATVLGMHDTGLVRYLADNVDRDRLRPTAPGR from the coding sequence GTGAAGTTCAAGGATCGGGACCGCTGCCACGTCTGCCACCGCCGCGCCGAGCGCGCCGCACTGCGGCGGGCCTGCGTCCAGTGCGGGCGCTCACGTCACCTCCAGGACGACGGACGCTGCGCGGGCTGCCGCCGCGCCGCGGCGCCGCGCAAGCCGCCCAAGACCATCACCTGCCGGCACTGCGGCCAGCAACGACGCAACGCCGGGCACGGCCTGTGCAACCGCTGCTCGCTCGCCGACCCGGGGCGCCCGTTTCGATACGCCGCATCCCTGGCCAAACGGCTGCCATCACCCCCGCCGTGGTGGAACCTGCTCGTCGAGTTCGCCGCCGCCCGCCACCACCCCAGCGGGACCATGGCGGTCCTGCGCGAGACCGGACGGGCCTTGACCGCCAACCCGGCAACGACGCCACACCAGCTCCGCCGCGCGGCCGGCGCGCCGATCAGTCCCACGACCGAACGGGTCCTGACCGCGTTCTTCACCAGCCAGGGATTGATCCTCGCGCGGTCAGACACCCGAGAGCGCGCCGCCCTCGCGCGCCAGCGGTACCTCGACGCCGTCCCCGCCCCGCTGGGCCAGGCCGTGGCGCAGTTCAACGACGTCCAGGTCAGCGAGCAGGACCGCCGCACCCGCACCGGAAGACGGACCCTCAGCGACATCACCCTCGCGACCCGACTGCGCATCCTGCGCGATCTCGCCGCCGACATCGGCGCGAACCGCCCGGTCACCGGATGGGCCGAGGTGACCACCGCCGACCTCGAACGCTTCCTCGCCCGCAGCCCCGCCGCCCGGCACCAGCAGACCTACGTCCTGCGGCGCTTCTTCGCCTGGGCCAAAGGTCGTCGGCTCGTCCTGGCCAACCCCGCCCGCGCACTGGCCCTCGGCGCCCAACCGGCCTTCACCGGCATCGTGCTGGATCTGGCGACCCAGCGCGCCCTGTTCCGCCGCTGGACCACGGACACCACCCCGGCCCGGGAGCGACTCGTCGGTCTTCTCGCCCTCCTGCACGCCGCCACCAACGCCCAGATCCGCACGCTCACTCTTGCCGAGGTCGATCACGCACGGCAGGCGCTGACCCTCCACGGTCGCCCCGCCCCGGCACCGATGGACCCCGCGACCTGGGCCGCGATCCAGGCATGCCGCCGCGAGCGGGAGGCGACCGGAACCCTGAACCCTCACCTCATCGTCAGCCGGGTCACCCAAAGCAGAGCCACACCCGTTCACCAGACCTACCTCGCGCGGCTGCTCGCACCAGCCGGCACCAGCCCCGCCCTCTGCCGCCAGACCCGCCTCACCCAGCTCGTCACCGACCTCGACCCCAAGCTCACCGCCACCGTGCTGGGCATGCACGACACCGGGCTCGTGCGATACCTCGCCGACAACGTCGACCGCGACCGACTCCGGCCCACCGCGCCCGGACGCTGA
- a CDS encoding DUF4145 domain-containing protein → MTEATGEFKLDTYDLNILERAFTCDNCGRMNMLSSIQPKGVSHSVHAFRGREEWYPRSGERREFIDVPGHIADAASEATLCFSVGAYRAAGSLARAVVEATAKDKGAVGRDLYQRIEALGTAGYVRTHTKDQAHEVRHFGNGMAHGDFTDPVTSEEAAEVIELMAEILDEVYQSPARLARVREARQSKQASEAD, encoded by the coding sequence ATGACGGAGGCGACTGGGGAGTTCAAGCTAGACACGTATGATTTGAATATACTGGAGCGGGCGTTTACGTGTGACAACTGTGGCCGAATGAACATGCTTTCGAGCATTCAGCCGAAGGGGGTGTCCCACTCCGTTCACGCCTTCAGGGGCCGGGAGGAGTGGTATCCCCGCTCTGGGGAGCGTAGGGAGTTCATCGACGTGCCCGGACACATAGCCGATGCAGCGAGCGAGGCGACTTTATGCTTCTCGGTCGGTGCCTACCGCGCCGCGGGATCCCTAGCACGAGCCGTCGTTGAAGCCACGGCCAAGGACAAGGGTGCTGTCGGTCGCGATCTGTACCAGCGCATTGAAGCACTCGGTACGGCCGGCTACGTAAGAACTCACACAAAGGATCAGGCACACGAGGTTCGGCACTTCGGCAACGGCATGGCGCACGGTGACTTCACCGACCCCGTCACTTCGGAGGAAGCGGCGGAGGTTATAGAGCTAATGGCCGAGATTCTCGACGAGGTCTATCAGTCGCCGGCGCGCTTGGCGCGGGTCCGAGAGGCTCGTCAAAGCAAGCAGGCGTCGGAAGCCGATTAA
- a CDS encoding DUF4839 domain-containing protein: MSKWEKEGWEATSQLQGKLHTEITIRRPRPKTPWPLIAIGSGILAALIIAIVVNGIIREQSSAAPPETAADSTSESAPTPGSTPSEEPSPAESARPADVAITPDGNAELAAVLNLGDYCDVSIAAFAEKYRGQTIAFDGHIGVMNSHDGASTRYDILIGAGDFSETSALGPSFQFRDVNTTSDLHYTGETPATIGVGTNLRVTAEVDQYESGSCLFLLKPVETVFR, from the coding sequence GTGTCGAAGTGGGAGAAGGAAGGTTGGGAGGCTACCTCTCAGCTGCAGGGAAAGCTGCACACGGAGATCACCATTCGTCGGCCCAGGCCGAAGACGCCCTGGCCTCTCATCGCCATCGGCAGTGGGATTCTCGCGGCACTGATCATCGCGATTGTCGTGAACGGGATCATCCGCGAACAGAGCAGCGCCGCGCCACCTGAGACGGCTGCAGACTCCACGAGCGAGAGCGCCCCCACTCCTGGCTCGACACCCTCCGAGGAACCGAGCCCCGCCGAATCGGCCCGACCCGCCGACGTCGCAATCACCCCTGACGGCAACGCGGAACTTGCGGCGGTCCTCAATCTCGGCGACTACTGCGACGTTTCGATCGCAGCCTTCGCGGAGAAGTATCGCGGTCAGACGATCGCCTTCGACGGACACATCGGCGTGATGAACAGCCACGACGGCGCAAGCACGCGTTACGACATCCTGATCGGCGCAGGCGACTTCAGCGAGACCTCAGCACTCGGTCCGTCGTTCCAGTTCCGGGACGTGAACACCACGAGCGACCTGCATTACACCGGCGAGACGCCGGCCACGATTGGCGTAGGCACCAACCTCCGAGTCACGGCCGAGGTCGACCAGTACGAGTCCGGCTCCTGCCTGTTCCTCCTGAAGCCGGTTGAGACGGTATTCCGCTAG
- a CDS encoding transposase translates to MGSTRRSFTPEYKANAVSLVLNDGRAIAEVARSIGVHEMTLGKWVKKARDEGKEPERPLNEDERAELERLREENKRLRMEAEFAKKVATWFAKDQR, encoded by the coding sequence GTGGGATCAACCCGTCGCAGCTTTACCCCGGAGTACAAGGCCAACGCTGTTAGTTTGGTCCTGAATGATGGCCGAGCGATCGCCGAGGTGGCGCGGAGCATCGGCGTCCATGAGATGACATTGGGGAAATGGGTGAAGAAGGCCCGGGACGAGGGGAAAGAGCCCGAGCGTCCGTTGAACGAGGACGAGCGGGCCGAGCTCGAGCGCCTGCGCGAGGAGAACAAGCGGCTGCGCATGGAGGCGGAGTTCGCAAAAAAAGTGGCGACCTGGTTCGCGAAAGACCAGCGGTGA
- a CDS encoding IS3 family transposase, whose translation MKFAAIADWADSNAFPVSFMCDQLGVSTSGYYKWRGKAPSAREVADAELIELIKHHYDHLNGRPGVRRLRAHLAAAGHKVSHKRVWRLMRAAGLKGRHPKAWKRTTVPGENPVGAPDLIGRDFTAAEPNTRWCGDITYVRTWDGWAYLATVIDLHSRMVIGWALADHMRTELVTDALEMAIAHRRPPKGVIFHSDRGTQYTSKDFDKFCRRHHVRRSLGRTGICYDNAVAESFFATYKKELIHTRPWPAITDLKKATFTWIEEYYNRARRHSTLGYLTPAEYELGLRHINELAA comes from the coding sequence GTGAAGTTTGCTGCGATCGCGGACTGGGCTGACTCGAATGCGTTCCCGGTGTCGTTCATGTGCGACCAGCTCGGGGTGTCGACCTCGGGGTACTACAAGTGGCGCGGCAAGGCCCCCTCGGCCCGTGAGGTCGCCGACGCCGAGCTGATCGAGTTGATCAAGCACCACTACGACCACCTCAACGGCCGGCCGGGGGTGCGGCGCCTGCGCGCCCACCTGGCGGCCGCCGGCCACAAGGTCTCCCACAAGCGGGTCTGGCGGCTGATGCGCGCCGCGGGCCTGAAGGGCCGCCATCCCAAGGCCTGGAAGCGCACCACGGTGCCCGGCGAGAACCCCGTGGGCGCCCCGGACCTGATCGGCCGGGATTTCACCGCCGCCGAGCCGAACACCCGCTGGTGCGGGGACATCACCTACGTGCGCACCTGGGACGGGTGGGCCTACCTGGCCACCGTCATCGACTTGCACTCGCGCATGGTCATCGGCTGGGCCCTCGCGGACCACATGCGCACCGAGCTGGTCACCGATGCCCTGGAGATGGCCATCGCTCACCGCCGCCCACCCAAGGGGGTGATCTTTCACAGCGACCGCGGCACGCAATACACGTCCAAGGATTTCGACAAATTCTGCCGGCGTCACCATGTCCGCCGCTCGCTGGGCCGGACCGGTATCTGCTATGACAATGCCGTCGCGGAATCATTCTTCGCGACCTACAAGAAGGAACTTATCCACACCCGCCCCTGGCCGGCCATCACTGACCTGAAGAAGGCCACGTTCACCTGGATCGAGGAGTACTACAACCGCGCCCGACGCCACTCCACCCTCGGGTATTTGACACCAGCAGAGTATGAACTAGGATTACGACACATCAACGAACTCGCGGCGTAA
- a CDS encoding HNH endonuclease — translation MTRSATLDHVEPIALGGDPLAEGNLVTACWGCNRRKGDLRLDELGWALREPADPDWKGLADLFEPAWIGAGRPLLGEDEKAWMRAIRATAPDAGQ, via the coding sequence ATCACCAGATCGGCGACGCTTGATCACGTCGAGCCGATCGCCCTCGGAGGCGACCCCTTAGCCGAGGGGAACCTCGTGACGGCGTGCTGGGGCTGCAACCGTCGGAAGGGAGACCTCCGCCTGGACGAGCTCGGCTGGGCTCTGCGGGAGCCAGCAGACCCAGACTGGAAGGGCCTAGCGGACCTGTTCGAGCCTGCGTGGATCGGCGCGGGCAGGCCTCTGCTCGGCGAGGACGAGAAGGCATGGATGCGAGCCATCCGCGCCACAGCACCCGATGCAGGGCAGTGA
- a CDS encoding helix-turn-helix domain-containing protein: MISVEDWALIRRLVADGVPQRQVAKDLGVGRSTVARALASDRPPKYERAAVVTAFAPFEPLVRQLLAATPDMPATVIAERVGWTGSISWFREHVRRLRPEHVPVDPSDRLTWLPGDAAQCDLWFPPKKIPLEDGSDMLLPVMVITATHSRFMVGRMIPTRHTQDLLLGMWELLQMLGRVPRRLIWDNESGIGRGKRHAEGVGAFTGALATTLVRLKPYDPLLTG, encoded by the coding sequence GTGATCTCGGTGGAGGATTGGGCTTTGATCCGGCGGCTGGTCGCGGACGGTGTTCCGCAGCGTCAGGTCGCGAAGGATCTTGGGGTGGGACGGTCGACGGTGGCGCGGGCGCTGGCTTCGGACCGGCCGCCGAAGTACGAGCGGGCGGCGGTGGTGACGGCGTTCGCGCCGTTTGAGCCGTTGGTGCGCCAGCTCCTGGCGGCGACGCCGGACATGCCGGCCACGGTGATCGCCGAGCGGGTTGGCTGGACCGGATCGATCAGCTGGTTCCGTGAGCACGTGCGTCGGCTGCGGCCCGAGCATGTACCGGTCGACCCCTCGGACCGGTTGACCTGGCTGCCCGGTGACGCGGCGCAGTGCGACCTGTGGTTCCCGCCGAAGAAGATCCCGCTGGAGGACGGCAGCGACATGCTGCTGCCGGTCATGGTGATCACCGCGACGCATTCGCGGTTCATGGTCGGGCGGATGATCCCGACCCGGCACACCCAGGACCTGCTGTTGGGGATGTGGGAGCTGCTGCAGATGCTCGGCCGTGTGCCGCGGCGGCTGATCTGGGACAACGAGTCCGGCATCGGTCGCGGGAAACGGCACGCTGAGGGCGTCGGCGCGTTCACCGGCGCCCTGGCCACCACGCTGGTGCGGCTCAAGCCGTACGACCCTCTCTTAACCGGCTAA
- a CDS encoding tyrosine-type recombinase/integrase — MSNDALVVQCTDGEWQLAGPAAGGFGLVNEFLGYLADRNYSPRTRRAYAFDLLAFARWLHGEGVALDEVDTDVLLRFLTACREAVLPGRPGGNVFSIRDGRNIGYAPTTINRRLAAISAMFTFRQMRDPGARNPAPSGRHARSVSRAPRTGLLAHVAKPRSRSPLRVREPRRLPRGLTARESTELLASFRTWRDRAIAGLMLLSGLRSAEVLGLDVRDVDIARRWVRVIGKGDKERRVPIDHDVAGAIQIYLLVERPETDAPALFVVAKGPNRGQRLSVAGLRTIFRYHRARAGVPAGHPHALRHSFGTALAEAGVDLSVIQALMGHDHVDSSAAYIHLAPSYLREEFDAARSRLRART; from the coding sequence ATGAGCAACGACGCTCTGGTGGTGCAGTGCACCGACGGCGAGTGGCAACTGGCCGGTCCCGCCGCGGGCGGATTCGGCCTGGTCAACGAGTTCTTGGGGTATCTGGCCGACCGGAACTACTCGCCGCGGACCCGGCGCGCCTACGCCTTCGATCTTCTCGCGTTCGCGCGGTGGCTTCATGGCGAGGGCGTGGCGCTCGATGAGGTCGACACCGACGTGCTGTTGCGGTTCCTGACCGCGTGCCGGGAGGCGGTGTTGCCCGGCCGGCCCGGCGGTAACGTCTTCTCCATCCGGGATGGCCGCAACATCGGCTACGCGCCGACGACCATCAACCGTCGCCTCGCCGCGATCTCGGCGATGTTCACCTTCCGGCAGATGCGCGATCCGGGCGCGCGCAACCCGGCGCCGTCGGGACGACACGCTCGGTCGGTGTCCCGGGCGCCGCGGACCGGGCTGCTCGCGCACGTGGCCAAGCCGCGTTCCCGCTCACCGCTGCGGGTCCGGGAACCGCGCCGGCTGCCCCGCGGGTTGACGGCCCGGGAGTCCACCGAGCTGCTGGCCAGCTTCCGCACCTGGCGCGACCGCGCGATCGCGGGGTTGATGCTGCTCTCCGGGTTGCGTTCGGCCGAGGTGCTGGGCCTGGACGTCAGGGACGTCGATATTGCGCGGCGGTGGGTGCGGGTGATTGGCAAGGGCGACAAGGAACGGCGGGTGCCGATCGACCACGACGTCGCCGGCGCCATCCAGATCTATCTGCTCGTCGAGCGTCCGGAGACCGACGCCCCCGCGCTGTTCGTCGTCGCGAAGGGGCCCAACCGCGGCCAGCGGCTGAGCGTGGCGGGGCTGCGCACCATCTTCCGCTACCACCGGGCCAGGGCCGGGGTGCCGGCGGGACACCCCCACGCGCTGCGGCACTCCTTCGGCACCGCGCTGGCCGAGGCCGGTGTGGATCTGTCGGTCATCCAGGCGCTCATGGGCCACGACCACGTCGATTCCTCCGCCGCCTACATCCACCTGGCCCCCTCGTATCTGCGTGAGGAGTTCGATGCTGCCCGTTCGCGCCTGCGCGCCCGCACATGA